The following coding sequences are from one Achromobacter sp. B7 window:
- the aceE gene encoding pyruvate dehydrogenase (acetyl-transferring), homodimeric type, which yields MSSFAQAGAPQAANDEDTLETQEWLEALAAVLDREGPQRAHYLLERLIDEARRSGAHIPFSPNTAYVNTIPPGLEPAHPGNLELETRIRSYVRWNAMAMVVKANKHNPPDGGDLGGHIASFASLATMIGCGQNHFWHAEDENHGGDLVYFQGHTSPGMYGRAYLEGRLTEEQLNHFRQEVDGKGLSSYPHPKLMPDFWQFPTVSMGLGPLMAIYQARFLKYLHARGIADTSNRKVWVFCGDGEMDEPESLGAIALAAREKLDNLIFVVNCNLQRLDGPVRGNGKIIQELEGDFRGSGWNVIKLIWGGYWDPLLAHDKEGILRQIMEETVDGEYQAYKANDGKFVREHFFGKHPKLLEAVSRMSDEDIWRLNRGGHDPHKVYAAFDAATSHTGQPTVILAKTIKGYGMGHVGQAKNPTHQQKKLELESIREFRDRFGIPIPDDKLEDLPYFKPAEDSPEMKYLHERRAALGGYLPRRRAKADEQLKAPALDAFKAVLEPTAEGREISTTQAFVRILNQVLRDKELGPRVVPILADESRTFGMEGLFRQIGIYAPEGQKYIPVDKDQVMYYKESADGQLLQEGINEAGAMSSWIAAATSYSSNNRIMIPFFIYYSMFGFQRIGDLAWAAGDMQARGFLLGGTAGRTTLNGEGLQHEDGHSHILASTIPNCVSYDPTFGHELAVIIQHGLKRMVEDQENVYYYLTVMNENYPQPGLTQGDEEGIIKGMYKLKTHGKGKNRVQLMGSGTILREVMAAQELLDADWGVASDLWSVTSFTELRRNGLDAERHNMLHPDEKKPQVAYVTEQLAKTEGPIIASTDYMKLFADQIRPFVPKGREYKVLGTDGFGRSDFRAKLREHFEVDRHFVVVAALRALADEGKVPMAKVAEAIKKYGINPNKANPQYA from the coding sequence TACGTCAACACGATTCCGCCGGGCCTGGAGCCCGCGCATCCGGGCAACCTGGAACTGGAAACGCGTATCCGCTCGTATGTGCGCTGGAACGCCATGGCCATGGTCGTCAAGGCCAACAAGCACAACCCGCCGGACGGCGGCGACCTGGGCGGCCACATCGCATCGTTTGCCTCGCTGGCCACCATGATCGGCTGCGGCCAGAACCACTTCTGGCACGCCGAAGACGAAAACCACGGCGGTGACCTGGTCTACTTCCAGGGCCACACGTCGCCCGGCATGTACGGCCGCGCCTACCTTGAAGGCCGCCTGACCGAAGAACAGCTGAACCACTTCCGCCAGGAAGTGGACGGCAAGGGCCTGTCGTCCTACCCGCACCCGAAGCTGATGCCGGATTTCTGGCAATTCCCGACGGTGTCGATGGGCCTGGGCCCGCTGATGGCCATCTATCAAGCCCGCTTCCTGAAGTACCTGCACGCCCGCGGCATTGCCGACACCAGCAACCGCAAGGTCTGGGTATTCTGCGGCGACGGCGAAATGGACGAACCGGAATCGCTGGGCGCCATCGCCCTGGCCGCGCGCGAAAAGCTCGACAACCTGATCTTCGTGGTGAACTGCAACCTGCAACGCCTGGACGGCCCGGTGCGCGGCAACGGCAAGATCATCCAGGAACTGGAAGGCGACTTCCGCGGTTCCGGCTGGAACGTCATCAAGCTGATCTGGGGCGGTTACTGGGATCCGCTGCTTGCGCACGACAAGGAAGGCATCCTGCGCCAGATCATGGAAGAAACCGTGGACGGCGAGTACCAGGCGTACAAGGCCAACGACGGCAAGTTCGTCCGTGAACATTTCTTTGGCAAGCACCCCAAGCTGCTGGAAGCCGTCTCGCGCATGAGCGACGAAGACATCTGGCGCCTGAACCGTGGCGGCCACGACCCCCACAAGGTGTACGCCGCGTTCGACGCCGCCACCAGCCACACCGGGCAACCCACCGTCATCCTGGCCAAGACCATCAAGGGCTACGGCATGGGCCACGTGGGCCAGGCCAAGAACCCGACCCACCAGCAAAAGAAGCTGGAACTCGAATCCATCCGCGAATTCCGCGATCGCTTCGGCATCCCGATTCCGGACGACAAGCTGGAAGACCTGCCGTACTTCAAGCCGGCCGAAGATTCGCCCGAAATGAAGTACCTGCACGAGCGCCGCGCCGCGCTGGGCGGCTATCTGCCGCGCCGCCGCGCCAAGGCCGACGAGCAGCTCAAGGCCCCCGCGCTGGACGCCTTCAAGGCCGTGCTGGAACCCACTGCCGAAGGCCGTGAAATTTCCACCACGCAAGCCTTCGTTCGCATCCTGAACCAGGTGCTGCGCGACAAGGAACTGGGTCCGCGCGTGGTGCCGATCCTGGCCGACGAATCGCGTACCTTCGGTATGGAAGGCCTGTTCCGCCAGATCGGCATCTATGCCCCGGAAGGCCAGAAGTACATCCCGGTCGATAAGGACCAGGTCATGTACTACAAGGAGTCGGCCGACGGCCAGCTGCTGCAGGAAGGCATCAACGAAGCGGGTGCAATGAGCTCGTGGATCGCGGCGGCCACGTCGTATTCCTCGAACAACCGCATCATGATTCCGTTCTTCATCTACTACTCGATGTTCGGGTTCCAGCGCATTGGCGATCTGGCCTGGGCGGCGGGCGACATGCAGGCGCGCGGCTTCCTGTTGGGCGGCACTGCCGGCCGCACGACGCTGAACGGCGAAGGCTTGCAGCACGAAGACGGCCACAGCCACATCCTGGCGTCCACCATCCCGAACTGCGTGTCGTACGACCCGACGTTCGGCCATGAGCTGGCCGTGATCATCCAGCATGGCTTGAAGCGCATGGTGGAAGACCAGGAAAACGTCTATTACTACCTGACGGTGATGAACGAAAACTACCCGCAGCCCGGTCTGACCCAGGGCGACGAGGAAGGCATCATCAAGGGCATGTACAAGCTGAAGACGCACGGCAAGGGCAAGAACCGCGTGCAGCTGATGGGCTCGGGCACGATCCTGCGCGAAGTCATGGCTGCGCAGGAACTGCTGGACGCCGACTGGGGCGTGGCATCGGATCTGTGGAGCGTCACCAGCTTCACCGAACTGCGCCGCAACGGCCTGGACGCCGAGCGCCACAACATGCTGCACCCCGACGAGAAAAAGCCGCAAGTGGCTTACGTCACGGAACAGCTGGCCAAGACGGAAGGCCCGATCATCGCGTCGACCGACTACATGAAGCTCTTTGCCGACCAGATCCGTCCGTTCGTGCCCAAGGGCCGCGAATACAAGGTGCTGGGCACCGACGGTTTCGGCCGCTCGGACTTCCGCGCCAAGCTGCGTGAGCACTTCGAAGTGGATCGCCACTTTGTCGTGGTCGCCGCGCTGCGCGCGCTGGCAGACGAAGGCAAGGTTCCGATGGCCAAGGTGGCGGAAGCCATCAAGAAGTACGGCATCAATCCGAACAAAGCCAACCCGCAATACGCCTGA
- the aceF gene encoding dihydrolipoyllysine-residue acetyltransferase, producing the protein MSNIVQIKVPDIGDFKEVEVIEVLVAVGDTIKAEQSLITVESDKASMEIPASQGGVVKSISVKVGDKVAEGAVVLEVEAEAEGSGAAPAAKEEAPKAAAKEAPKQAAAAAPAAKAQAAAPAAASGPVNIEVPDIGDFKEVEVIEVMVAVGDTIKAEQSLITVESDKASMEIPASQGGVVKEVKVKVGDKVAKGSVVVVVEGDAGAAPAATSDAKPEAKAEAKTEAKAESKAEAPAAAPASRPAPAAALEDPNLKPGQLPHASPSVRKFARELGVNLSKVKGSGPKERITADDVRGFVKQALAAAPAAAAGGSADGAALGLLPWPKVDFTKFGPIEAKPLSRIKKISGANLHRNWVMIPHVTNNDEADITDLEALRVTLNKENEKSGIKVTMLAFLIKAVVAALKKFPEFNASLDGDNLVLKQYYHIGFAADTPNGLVVPVIRDADKKGILQIAQEMTDLSKKARDGKISPAEMQGGCFSISSLGGIGGTSFTPIINAPEVAILGVSRSAHKPVWDGKQFVPRLMVPLSLSYDHRVIDGASAARFNAYLGALLADFRRIAL; encoded by the coding sequence ATGAGCAACATCGTGCAAATCAAGGTTCCCGATATCGGCGACTTCAAGGAAGTGGAAGTCATTGAGGTGTTGGTGGCGGTGGGCGACACGATCAAGGCCGAACAAAGCCTGATCACCGTCGAGTCCGACAAGGCGTCGATGGAAATTCCCGCGTCGCAAGGCGGCGTGGTGAAGTCCATCTCTGTGAAGGTGGGCGACAAGGTTGCCGAAGGCGCGGTCGTGCTGGAAGTGGAAGCCGAAGCCGAAGGCTCGGGCGCCGCCCCGGCCGCCAAGGAAGAGGCCCCCAAGGCCGCTGCCAAGGAAGCGCCGAAGCAGGCTGCTGCCGCTGCCCCCGCCGCCAAGGCGCAAGCCGCCGCGCCTGCCGCTGCCAGCGGCCCGGTCAATATCGAAGTGCCGGACATCGGCGACTTCAAGGAAGTGGAAGTCATCGAAGTGATGGTCGCCGTGGGCGACACCATCAAGGCCGAGCAAAGCCTGATCACCGTGGAGTCCGACAAGGCCTCGATGGAGATTCCGGCCTCGCAAGGCGGCGTGGTCAAGGAAGTGAAGGTCAAGGTTGGCGACAAGGTGGCCAAGGGTTCGGTGGTGGTCGTCGTTGAAGGCGACGCCGGCGCTGCCCCTGCTGCCACGTCCGACGCCAAGCCGGAAGCCAAGGCCGAAGCTAAGACCGAAGCGAAAGCAGAATCCAAGGCTGAAGCGCCTGCTGCTGCTCCTGCTTCGCGCCCGGCACCCGCCGCCGCGCTGGAAGACCCCAACCTGAAGCCCGGCCAACTGCCCCACGCGTCCCCGTCCGTGCGCAAGTTCGCGCGCGAGCTGGGCGTAAACCTCAGCAAGGTCAAGGGTTCGGGTCCCAAGGAACGCATTACCGCCGACGACGTGCGCGGTTTCGTCAAGCAGGCGCTGGCCGCTGCACCGGCTGCCGCAGCCGGCGGTTCGGCCGATGGCGCTGCGCTGGGCCTGTTGCCGTGGCCCAAGGTCGACTTCACCAAGTTCGGCCCGATCGAAGCCAAGCCGCTGTCGCGCATCAAGAAGATTTCCGGCGCGAACCTGCACCGCAACTGGGTCATGATCCCGCACGTCACCAACAACGACGAAGCGGACATCACCGACCTGGAAGCGCTGCGCGTCACGCTGAACAAGGAAAACGAGAAGTCGGGCATCAAGGTCACGATGCTGGCCTTCCTGATCAAGGCCGTGGTCGCCGCCTTGAAGAAATTCCCCGAGTTCAACGCGTCGCTGGATGGCGACAACCTGGTGCTCAAGCAGTACTACCACATCGGTTTCGCCGCCGACACGCCCAACGGGCTGGTCGTGCCGGTGATTCGCGACGCCGACAAGAAGGGCATCTTGCAGATCGCGCAAGAAATGACGGACCTGTCCAAGAAGGCGCGCGACGGCAAGATCTCGCCCGCTGAAATGCAGGGCGGCTGCTTCTCGATTTCGTCCTTGGGCGGTATCGGCGGCACGTCGTTCACGCCGATCATCAACGCGCCCGAAGTGGCCATCCTGGGTGTGTCGCGTTCGGCGCACAAGCCCGTCTGGGACGGCAAGCAGTTCGTGCCGCGCCTGATGGTGCCGCTGTCGCTGTCGTACGACCACCGCGTCATCGACGGCGCCTCCGCTGCCCGCTTCAACGCCTATCTGGGCGCCTTGCTGGCCGACTTCCGCCGCATCGCGCTGTAA